GGCGCCGGCAGAGAAGGAGCAGGGGAGGCAGACATGCGGGCTGCGAGTGTGGCGGGAGCTTAACTGCGTTTTCCTGCGGTTCAGCTTGCGCCAACCAGGAACTGACTACCCGCAGACAAACGCAGCCGCCGCGCAGAGGTTAGTAGAGCAGCGTGCAGGCGTGAAACCTCACCCCCCGGCCCCTCTCCAAAAGAAAGGGGGAGCCTGACCACTATTGACTAGCCTCTGGGATAATCTATAAGGCCGTCATGCTTCGACAAGCTCAGCATGACATGCTACCTGTTACCTGTCACCATCCCGCCGCCTCACAGCCGCACCCCGATGCCTGGCCCCAGTAGCAGAAACGGCTTGCCTTTGGTGAGCAGGTAGCCCCCGCCCAGGTAAAGTGGGAAGGTGAGCTTGGCCTCGCGGCGGGTGGGGTAGATGGAGCCCAGTACTACCACGCCCAGGTCGCGGTAGGCATCCTGGCTGTTGCTGAGGTTGAAGGCGTTGAGGGCCACGAAGCCTGCTCCAATCTTGTAGGGCCGCAGGCGGTTGATTTTCTCGGGGTGGTAGAAGCTGATCTGCCCCAGCATGGCCAAGGAAATGCCCCCGAACGTGCTGTAGCTCTTTTCGCCCGGAATGCGGGTGAGCAGGCCGCCGGGGAAGCTCACGTCGATGTCGAACTTGATGCTGCGCCGCAGCACCAGCTCCAGCTTCTGCGAAAAGCCCGGCTCCTGGTACTGGCTGGGCGTGTGCCGCACCGTCACGATGATGGTGCTCCAGTCGTCGAGGTCGTAGGTTTTGCGGGCGCCCAGCAGGGTGTTGAGGCTGATGCTGCCCACCTGGCACTGCTTGTCCTGGTAAAACGCCGCCCGCACCGATGAGCCGTCGGGGCACACCACCACGTTATCAAGGGTGCGCATCTCGATCAGCTCGCCCCGGCTGTTCTGGGTTCGGATGTCAAAGGTGAGGTACTGCTTGCCGTAGAGCTGCTGGTCGGAGTCGATGCCCCCGGCGTTGAAGCTGAACACTACGTCGCGGATGGTACGGTCGTAGAGGATGGGGCCGGCGAAGCGCGTCACGGGCCGGGGCGCTTCGCCGAAGGTGACGCCCACGAAGTCGAGCGGGTGGGGGCGCTGAAACTCGCGCACCGTGAGGCTGTGGCCCGTGGGCTGGCCGGCGTTGAAGATGGTAATGCGCTTTTTGTCGATGGTGACGGGCACCTGCACCCGGTACACCACAGCCGCATCGGTGCGCACCGAGGAGTCGGAGGGCACCACCTGCACATCCTCGAAGTGAAACCGGGCCCGTTGCAGGGCCTCGCCTTCCAGGCGCACGTCCACCGTTTCGCCGGGGTTCACAGCGGGGCTGCTGGTCCAGTCGCCGCCGCGGTGGCGCACACTCACGGCCGTAATGGCGGTTTTGGGTGCAATGTTGAAGTTGGTGACGTACTTGGCCTGGTCCTGCTCCTTGATGTAGAGGTAGCTGTCGGTCTGGCGGTGCAGGTTGTACACGCGCAGCCAGCACAGCACCCTATCGTTGGTGAGGTACTGGCGCGTAAACAGCTCGGCAATCAGCGCCCCGCCGGCTTCCTCCTGGTCTTCGATGCGGTAGGTGCGCTTCAGCTCAAACGTGCGCCCATTGTCCAGAATCAGCTCCACCCCGCGGCGGCGCGAGGCCTCGTCCAGGGTCAGCTCCTTCTTATCGACGCTCAGAAAGCGCAGGCGCGAGGCCTTCACGGTAAACTCCTGGCGCAGCGGGGGCAGGCTGTAGCTCACGCGGCGGTTGTGGTCGGTGAGGAAGGGCCGCTCGGTTTGGGGCCGCACCGTGAGCAGGCGGGGGCCGAGGGCATTGGGCAGCACGTGCAGGCGCAGGGTGCCGTTTTCCTGGACGAGGCGGTAGTCGATGTCCTGGCCGCGGGTCCACTCGGGGCTTGTGCGGATGTTTTTGGGGTGGTTGCTGGTCAGCTCAAACACCTTCTCCTCGCCCACAAACAGCTCGGTGTCCGGGGGGCGCAGCTCCAGGGTGGTGCGCGTTACGGGCAGCAGGCTCACGGTTTGGGTGCGCGGGGGCCGGCCCACCGAGTCGGGCGCCTGCCGGAAGGTGAGGCGCAGGAAGGGCGTGGCCGTCAGGTCGCGGAAGCGCAGCTTGGCCCGGTAGTACTGCCCACCTTCGGCGGGCGTGAGCGAGTCGAGCAGCTGAAAATCGGCGGAGCGCACCAGGCGCAGGGGTGCCCCGGCCGGGTTCAGCGGAGACACCAGCAGCTCGGCGGTTTCGTCGTCGTGGCGGTAGTGGAAGTAGAGGTGGGGCTCGCCCTGCACGGCTACGGTGTGGCGGCTGAGGGTGTAGCGGGTGGTGTCGGTGCGCAGCGTCAGCTCCCGCAGCAGCGGGACTTGGGCGTAGGTCGGGGCCGCCGAAACAACCAGTAGAAGAAACAGCAGCTGCGCAACTGCGCAACGCCAGGAGCGGAGTGCCGGGTGAAAGCGCACGGGGCAGGCAGCGTCGGGAAAAAGAAGAAACAAATCTACGGCCTGCCTCCGTTCTATGGGGCTTGCCGAGCCCACAAAGGTAGAGCCCTACCACCTACTTGAGCAGAAAAAACGCCAAACCTGCCGCCTCACAACGCTGAAATGTTGACCAGCGCCGCCGAAGAAGCGGCTTCCGGTTGCCAGTAGGGGTAGCGTGCGGGCTTCGGGCTGCTTACGTGCGTAGCTTGCCTGACTTTCCGCTATCCATTCGCGCGCCATGCTTCACCTCGACCTGCTCATCTCGCCCCAGCAAAACCAGCTCGATTACCTGGCAGCCCGCTACCACGCTCCTGTTGTGGGCAACGAATGGCGGTTTGCCAACGAGGTAGGCCGGGGTGTGCTGCGCGCCTACGCCCTTCCGCTCGACTTTGCGGCCTACACCTACGAGTTGGAGGTAGTGCAGCCGCTGGCTCTCGACACGGTGAACCCCGCCGACAGCGGCATCTACTGCGTGTTCGTGAACGTAGGGCAGGCGCCGGTCACCAAAACCGTGGGGTCTGATACCGTTACCCTACGCAAAGACCAGCCCGGCGGCGTCTTTTTTTACTCGCCCGGCAACACCGTCGTCGAGCCCCGGCAGGAGCCTGGCTCCTACATGTTTGTGTGCCTGACGTTCACGCGCCAGAGCATGGCGCCGTTTCTGGAACCTGGCAGCGCGTTGGCGGCGTACTTTGCGTCCGGCCGCGTGTTTCACGTGTTCGAGGAGCTGACGCTGGATATGGAGCAGCAACTGCGGCCCCTGGTGGGTAGTGCCGCTCCGCTCGACACGCTGGCCGTGTACAGTCGCGTGCTGATGTTTTGGCAGTTGCTGGTGCAGCAGCTGGCCCGCCGGCAGCTGGCCCGCCGGCAGCTGGCCCCGGTGGCCACCCGCTTGCTCCAGCCCGACGTGAAGCAGCTGTTTCGGGCCCGCGCCCTGTTAGAAGAAAACTATCAGCAGGTGCCCTCCATCGAAGAGCTGGCCCAGGCCACGGGTATGAGCGCAACCAAGCTCACGCGCTACTTTCCGCAGTACTTCGGACGCACCATTTACCAGTACGCCCAGTACGTGCGCATGCGCAAGGCCCGCGAACTGCTGGGGGAGGGGCGTTTGTCGGTGTCAGAGGTGGGCTTTCTGGTGGGCTACAGCAGTCTGACGCACTTCACCAACGCCTTCCGCAAGCACTTTGACGTGCTACCCCGCGAGGTGCTGCGCCAAGGGCGCCAGCTGGTGCCGGTTTCGGGCGAGTAATTGCCGGTTTCGGGCGGTTTGGTGGGAGCAATGCTGGTGAAGTTTGCAGGGTTCCTCATCGTATTCGCCTTATGAAAACCTGCTTTGTTACGGGCGGCTCCGGCTTCGTCGGCCGCTACCTTATTGCCGAACTCCGCCGCCGGGGCTACGCCGTGCGGGCGCTGGCCCGCTCCGACCAGGCCGCCCGCACCGTGGAGGACCTCGGTGCCACGTCCGTCCGCGGCGACCTCGACGACCTAACCGCCCTGCAAACCGGTATGGCGGGCTGCGACGCCGTGTTTCACTTGGCCGCAGTCGTGGACTTCAATGCCCCGGCTGAGCAGCTGTACCGCGTGCACGTAGTGGCCACCCACAACGTGGTGGCCGCCGCCCGGCAGGCCCAGGTGGGACATCTGCTATACCTGGGCGCCGCCTCGGTAGTAGCCAACGCCAGCAGGCAGCGGCAATTGCCAGAAACGTTTGTGGCGCCTTACCTCCATGATGGCTACTCTGCTACCAAGCTGCAGGCTGAGCAGTATGTGCTGGCAGCCAATAGCTCCACGCTGAAAACCTACGCCGTGCGTCCGCCCCTGATTTGGGGCGTGGGCTTTTCGGGATATGCCGAGTTCAAGCAGTCGGCTGAGAGTGGAGAGTTTTGGTTTATTGACGGCGGAAAGCATGTTTTTTCCACCTGCCACGTGCGTAATCTTGTGGAGGCGTTGCTGCTGGTGTACGAGAAAAGCCCCGGTGGCCATATCTACTTCATCACCGACGGCGAGACGTGGACGCTGAAACGCTTCCTGACCACGCTGCTGCGGCTCTACAGCTTGCCGCACGAGTTTAGCAGCCTCCCCTACAGCGTGGCCCGCGTGGCGGCCACCGTGCTGGACGCCGCGTGGCGCGTGTTCAACCTGAAAGGCGCCCCGCCGCTTACCAAAACCTTGCTCTACCTCTTCGGCAAGGAATTTACCATCAGTGACCAGAAAATCCGGCGAGAGCTGGGCTTCCGCAACGTTATCAGCATAGAAGAAGGCATGCGCGAAATTGAGCGAGCCCAGGCGCAGCAGCCCCAAACGGCGTAGCATGTTTTGGCTACGCTCATTCTTCGCCTCTCCAGGTTGGCCCACATGCAAACACGAAAAAGCCGCCGCTTCTACGGAAGCGGCGGCTTTTTCGTGTTTGGGGTGATGAATGCTGGTAGTCCGTAGGGGAATCGAACCCCTGTTGGCAGAATGAAAATCTGCAGTCCTAACCCCTAGACGAACGGACCATCTTCGGTTTTAACGCTGCAAAGATAGTAGCCCGCCAACACCAGGCAAGACCTCAATCCCAAAAAAAGCAGCACCAGAATCTAAGCCGCAAAGAATCAAGCAGATTTTTTTGCCTCCGAAAAGTCTGATTCCGCGCTCCGCTGGCTGAAACAGGGTGACTCTGGCCCGCCACAACGCCTAGCTCCGGCCTGCGCCCGGCTGGCTCCGAAGCACAGTAGCCGCACCGGTGGCAACCCCAGCCCCGCCGCCGGGGTACTACCTGCTGGTACACGCCGCCCGGACGCTAGGCGCCCGGTTCAACCACCTGCTTTGCATGACCAAACATACCTACAACCTGGGCCTGGTGGGCAACTGCGCCTTCCTGGGCCTGATTGACACCGATACGGCGGTGCGCTGGCTGTGCTGGCCCCGCTTCGACAGCAGCTTCGTGTTCGGCTCCCTGCTCGACGGGCAGAAAGGCGGCGAGTTCAGCATCCGGCCCGCCGAGGCCCGCCAGCAGGCCGGCTCCCGCCAGTACTACCTGCCCAACACCAACGTGCTGCGTACCGAAATCCTGCTGGCCGACGACGGCGGTTCCTACCGCGTTACGGATTTCGCGCCCCGCTTTCCGCAGTACGAGCGGTACTACAAGCCCCTGATGCTGATTCGGAAGGTGGAGCCGCTCACGGGCACGCCGCGGGTGCGAGTGGCCTGCCGCCCGGTGGGCCAGTACGGGCAGCTGGCGCTGAGCCGGCGCCGCTCCTCCAACCACATTGCGTTTCTGGGGCTGGAAGAGGAAATCCGCCTCACCACCAACATCCCGCTCACCTACATTCTGGAGGAAGAGGACTTCACCCTAAACGAAACGAAGTACCTGGTGCTTACTTACGGCGCCCCCCTGGAAGCCCCGCTGGAAAGCACCGCCGAGCGGTTTCTCAGGGCCACCACCGACTACTGGCGGCAGTGGGTGAAGAGCACCAGCATCAGCAACTTCCACCAGGAGCAGGTGATACGCTCGGCCCTGGCCCTAAAGATTCACCAGTACGAAGACACCGGCGCCATCATTGCGGCCAGCACTACCTCCCTGCCCGAGGCGCCCGGCAGCACCCGCAACTGGGACTACCGCTACTGCTGGATGCGCGACACCTACTACATCCTGACGGCCTTCAACAACATCGGGCACTTCGAGGAGCTGGAGCGGTACTTCCACTACATTGCCAACATCTCCACCAAGGTCAAGGACCGGTTTCAGCCCCTGTATGGCATCAGCGGGGCCTCGGAGCTGGTGGAGCAGGAGCTACCCCTGGCCGGCTACCTCGGCAACCAGCCCGTGCGCATCGGCAACGACGCCTACACCCACATCCAGAACGACGTGTATGGGCAGGTGCTGGTGGCCCTGCTGCCGCTCTACGTGGATGCCCGCTTCCTGGACCCCGAGCGTACCAACCCCGAACGGCTCGTAACCGAGGGCCTACGCCTGATTGAAGCCACTATGGACCAGCCCGATGCCGGTTTGTGGGAGTTTCGCAACCTGGCCCAGTATCACTGCTATACTTACCTGTTTCACTGGGCCGGCTCGCACGCTGCTCGGCAAGTGGCCCGCCACCTCGGCCGCCCCGACCTTGAAGCCCAGGCCACCCGCCTACTTGCGGAAGCCGCCGCCCGGATTGAACAGTGTTTCAACGAGGAGCGCCAGGCCTACGCCAACGCCGTAGGCTCGCCCCACCTCGATGCCAGCACCTTGCAGCTCATTATGATGGGCTACCTCGACCCCGCCTCCGAGCGGGCCCGCCACCACCTGGCCGCCCTGGAGCAGGAGCTGAAGACCCCCGAAGGCCTGTTCTACCGCTACCGCCACCCCGACGACTTCGGCACCCCCGAAACCACCTTTCTCATCTGCTCCTTCTGGTACGTGGAAACCCTGGCCTGCGTGGGTCGCCTCGACGACGCCATCCGCGAGTTTGAAAAGCTCATTACCTACACCAACCACCTGGGCCTGCTCTCCGAAGACGTAGACGCCCGCACCGGCTCCCAGTGGGGCAACTTCCCCCAGGCCTACAGCCACGTCGGCCTGGTAAACGCCGCCTATCGAATAGCAAAGAAGCTGGACCGGCCGAATTTCATTGAGTAGAAGGACCTGGCAGCAGACTTCTCGCCGGAGGCGAGGCGTCTGCCCGCCGGGGGATGGGGCAAGTCTCCCGGCTTGCGGCCGCCGAAGGCGGCCAGCCGGCACCGCGCCGTGTGGGCTGTAGCGTGCCAGAAGATGTAACGCGAAGTTGTACTTCGCGAGGCGCCAGAACAATGCGGCACCCCACCAGTCCCAAGGCTGAAGCCCTGGGCTAGGTAACGTCTCAACCTAGTCCACTGACTAGTCCAGAGCTTCAGCCTTTGGAACGTTAGGGTACAAGCGCAGCTCAGCATTGTTCTGGCGCGTCGCGAAGTACAACTTCGCGTTACATCTTCTGGCACGCTGCCAGTTCATGCGGCCCTAACGCGAGTTGGCCGCCCTCGGCGGCCGCGAGTCGGGCGACTTGCCCCATGGGCCGGCGGGCAGACGCGCCAGCTCTGCTGGCTAAGTCTGCCGCCTGCGTTGCGTCAGCATTCTAAAGCTATGCCGTTCAGGACGGCTTTATGGTCGCGCCAGGTGGGCATGAACTGGTCCATGAGACCCCAGAAGCGGGCGTTGTGGTACCGCTCGTGCAGGTGGGTGAGCTCGTGCACCAGCACGTATTCGAGGCAGGGAGAGGGGCGCTTGATTAGCTCCAGGTTCAGCCAGATGCGCCGGGCCTGGGTGTTGCAGGTGCCCCAGCGCGTCTTCATCTGCCGGATGCCCCAGGTGCTGGCCTCGGCTCCCACAATGGGCTGCCAGTGGGCAAGCAAAGCCGGCAGCTGCTGACGTAGACGCTGGCGGTACCAGGTGGACAGCACCTGCGCCCGGTACGCGCGGGAGCTGTTTTCGGGAGCGAAAAGGTCGAAGTAGCAGCCGCAGCCGGACAGCTGGGCGCGGGGCCGGCCGGCGGTGGCGTGTACGCGCAGCTCGACGGGCTGGCCCTGATACAAGTGCATTTCGCCCGAAACGTAGTGCAGCGTCGCGGGCTGCTCACGGGCGGCAAAGCGGGCCTGGTGCTTCCGAATCCAGGCGCGGCGGGCCTGCACCAGCTCGCGCACGGTGGCATCGGGGGTACGCAGGGGCACGGCCACCCGCACGCGCCCATCGGGCATGTGCACGCTCAGGCGCAGGGTGCGGATGTTCTTACGGACGACTTCCACCTGCAAATCGTCGATATAAAGCTGGGGCATGAAAAGCGGGAACCAATTGAACCCGCAAGGTAGGAGAGGATAAATGAGTGACTGAGTGAAGACCGTCCTGCTTCATCTGGCGTCCGCGCAGGCGCAGCCGTAGTCGAAGCAT
This region of Hymenobacter sp. YIM 151500-1 genomic DNA includes:
- a CDS encoding helix-turn-helix domain-containing protein, which produces MLHLDLLISPQQNQLDYLAARYHAPVVGNEWRFANEVGRGVLRAYALPLDFAAYTYELEVVQPLALDTVNPADSGIYCVFVNVGQAPVTKTVGSDTVTLRKDQPGGVFFYSPGNTVVEPRQEPGSYMFVCLTFTRQSMAPFLEPGSALAAYFASGRVFHVFEELTLDMEQQLRPLVGSAAPLDTLAVYSRVLMFWQLLVQQLARRQLARRQLAPVATRLLQPDVKQLFRARALLEENYQQVPSIEELAQATGMSATKLTRYFPQYFGRTIYQYAQYVRMRKARELLGEGRLSVSEVGFLVGYSSLTHFTNAFRKHFDVLPREVLRQGRQLVPVSGE
- a CDS encoding glycoside hydrolase family 15 protein; translated protein: MTKHTYNLGLVGNCAFLGLIDTDTAVRWLCWPRFDSSFVFGSLLDGQKGGEFSIRPAEARQQAGSRQYYLPNTNVLRTEILLADDGGSYRVTDFAPRFPQYERYYKPLMLIRKVEPLTGTPRVRVACRPVGQYGQLALSRRRSSNHIAFLGLEEEIRLTTNIPLTYILEEEDFTLNETKYLVLTYGAPLEAPLESTAERFLRATTDYWRQWVKSTSISNFHQEQVIRSALALKIHQYEDTGAIIAASTTSLPEAPGSTRNWDYRYCWMRDTYYILTAFNNIGHFEELERYFHYIANISTKVKDRFQPLYGISGASELVEQELPLAGYLGNQPVRIGNDAYTHIQNDVYGQVLVALLPLYVDARFLDPERTNPERLVTEGLRLIEATMDQPDAGLWEFRNLAQYHCYTYLFHWAGSHAARQVARHLGRPDLEAQATRLLAEAAARIEQCFNEERQAYANAVGSPHLDASTLQLIMMGYLDPASERARHHLAALEQELKTPEGLFYRYRHPDDFGTPETTFLICSFWYVETLACVGRLDDAIREFEKLITYTNHLGLLSEDVDARTGSQWGNFPQAYSHVGLVNAAYRIAKKLDRPNFIE
- a CDS encoding NAD-dependent epimerase/dehydratase family protein, which translates into the protein MKTCFVTGGSGFVGRYLIAELRRRGYAVRALARSDQAARTVEDLGATSVRGDLDDLTALQTGMAGCDAVFHLAAVVDFNAPAEQLYRVHVVATHNVVAAARQAQVGHLLYLGAASVVANASRQRQLPETFVAPYLHDGYSATKLQAEQYVLAANSSTLKTYAVRPPLIWGVGFSGYAEFKQSAESGEFWFIDGGKHVFSTCHVRNLVEALLLVYEKSPGGHIYFITDGETWTLKRFLTTLLRLYSLPHEFSSLPYSVARVAATVLDAAWRVFNLKGAPPLTKTLLYLFGKEFTISDQKIRRELGFRNVISIEEGMREIERAQAQQPQTA
- a CDS encoding M48 family metallopeptidase — encoded protein: MPQLYIDDLQVEVVRKNIRTLRLSVHMPDGRVRVAVPLRTPDATVRELVQARRAWIRKHQARFAAREQPATLHYVSGEMHLYQGQPVELRVHATAGRPRAQLSGCGCYFDLFAPENSSRAYRAQVLSTWYRQRLRQQLPALLAHWQPIVGAEASTWGIRQMKTRWGTCNTQARRIWLNLELIKRPSPCLEYVLVHELTHLHERYHNARFWGLMDQFMPTWRDHKAVLNGIALEC